TGCTATTCGATGTGGGTGGTGGTGCTGTTCGGCCTGGGCCGCGTCGCCACGCAGTTCAACCGTTGGGCGGGCGCCCGCTCGAGCGGGGACATGGTGGTGGAGGAAACCCGCAGCCACGGCCCTACCACGCCCGACAACGTGCTGCTGTGGCTGGGCATGGCGCTGATGGCGGCGGCCTTCTCGGCCTGGCTGGCCGATCGCCTGCCCACGTCCGACATGGTGTCGTCCACCACCTGGGCCATCATGCTGGCGACGACGCTGGGCCTGGTCGCGGCACACACGCCGCTGGCGCGCTTCGCCGGGGCCAGCACCATTTCCAGCGCGATGCTGATCAGCGTGGTGGCCATCCTCGCCTCGCAGAGCAACTTCGACGGCATCGGCTCGGCGCCGCTCTACATCGTGTGCGGCATCTGCATCATCGCCATCCATGCCGTGCTGTTGGCTGGTGCCGCGCGCGTGTTCCACTTCGATCTCTACCTGTGCGGCATCTCCTCGCTGGCCTGCATCGGCGGCGTGGCCGCCACGCCGATACTCGCGGCCAGCTATTCGCGCTCGCTGGTGCCGGTGGGCATCCTGCTGGCCTTGCTCGGCTACATCCTCGGTACCGGGTTCGGCCTGTTGGTGGCGTCGGTGATGTCGTCGCTGGCCATTGCTGCTTAGGAATCATCATGCGACCCATGCCTCGCCTGACGTTATGTCTGATCGCCGCCCTCGCGGCCGCACCTGTGCTGGCGGACAAGGGGCCCGATCCGGTCCCCGTGCCGCCGTCCGGTGTCATCGGTATCTCCAACAACGCGATGCTCGGACCGGACTTCTGGATCAAGCAGTCCGCCCAGCCCGGCCGCGTGCTGCTCGACGCCAGCGAGATCACCGCGCAAAACGCAAACCTTTTCAAGGCCGATCCGTCCATGCACGACCTCCGGGCGTTGCCCGCGCAGATCGACCGCGCGATGGTGACCGGCTGGATCAGCGACCTGTCGCAATACCCCACGCGCAAGCTCTACGACGCCAAGGGGCAGGCCGTGCCCGACAGCTTGCGCGGGCAACTGGCAGCCGCACTGGCGCTGGACGCGGTGCCGGCGCAACAACCGGCTCGCTACGGCATGGTGGTTCAGCGTGCCGCGTTGCGCACCTTCCCGACCGACACACGGGTGTTCACCTCGACCGACGACACCGATATCGACCGCTTCCAGGAAAGCGCGGAATTTCCGGGCACGCCGGTGCTGATCGCGCACGCCAGCCGCGACGGCCGCTGGCTGTTCGTGGTGAGCCCGCGCTATGCCGCGTGGACGCACCGCGAGAACGTGGCCGAAGGGGCGGCTGCCGAGGTGCTGTCGTATGCCGGCCGCAGGCCGCATCGCGTTATCACTGGTGGCACGGTGCGCAGCGTATTCACGCCGGAGCAGCCGGCCGTGTCGCAGTTGCAGCTGGACATGGGCATCGCCCTGCCGGTGTTGTCCGATCTTCCCGCCGACCAGCCGGTGAATGGCCAATCGCCGTACACCTCGTACGTGGTGGATCTGCCCATCCGCCAGGCAGACGGCAAGCTCGCCTTCTCGCCTGCCTTGATCCAGCGCATCGCCGATACGCAGGACGACTACCTGCCGCTGACGGAAGCCAACATTCTCCGGCAAGCATTCAAGTTTCTCGGCGAACGTTACGGTTGGGGCCACGATTACGATGGCCGCGACTGCAGCGGCTTCGTTTCGGACGTCTATCGCAGCTTGGGTGTGGAGATGCCGCGCAACACCAGCAAGCAGGCGACCAGCCCGGGCTTTACGCACCAGGCTTTTAGCGACAAGGACAGCCACGACGCGCGCATGCAGGCGGCGATGGCGCTGAACGTGGGTGATCTCGTCTACATCCCCGGCCACGTGATGATGGTGGTCGGCAAGCTCAATGGCGCGCCCTACGTCATCCACGACACCAGTGGCATCGCCTATCGCGATGGCAGGGGCGGCATGCGCCGCGTCAAGCTCAACGAAGTGTCGGTGACGCCGTTGCTGCCACTGATGTACGACGACACGCACAGCTACGTCGACCGCATGACCAGCATCGTGCACGTGCGCCCGTGAATGCCATCGCATCCCCATCGACGACAGGAAGTGTTTCAAGTCCCATGAAGATCACGGACATCCAGTTCGGCATGCTGAGGGTACCGTTGAAGACGCCGTTCAAGACGGCGCTGCGCACGGTCAACCAGGTCGAGGACATCGTGGTGATGGTGCGCACCGACACCGGCCACGTCGGCCATGGCGAGGCACCGGCGACCGCGGTGATCACGGGTGACACGCACGGCTCGATCATCGATGCGATCCGTCATTACATCGCGCCGCGCCTGATCGGCGAGGACATCGCCGACCTCAATCGCCTCACCCAACTGATCCAGGGCTCGATGGAGAAGAACACCAGCGCCAAGGCGGCGGTGGAAATCGCCGTCTACGACCTGTGGGGGCAGCTCTACAACGCACCGCTGTACAAGTTGCTCGGTGGCGGCGACCCGGTGATCACCACCGACATCACCATCAGCGTCGACTACATCGACAAGATGGTGGCTGATTCCATCAGCGCGGTGGAGCGCGGCTTCGAGTCGCTCAAGATCAAGGTGGGCAAGGACATTGGCGTGGACATCGAGCGTGTCAAGGCGATCTACGCGGCGGTGGAAAACCGCGCGCTGCTGCGCCTGGACGCCAACCAGGGCTGGACCGCCAAACAGGCCGTCTACGCGCTGCAGACGCTGGAGGACGCCGGCGTGCGGCTGGAACTGGTGGAGCAGCCGGTGAAGGCGCGCGACCTGGAGGGCATGCGCTATGTCACCGAACGCGTGCACACGCCCATCATGGCCGACGAAAGCGTGTTCGGCCCGATGGAAGTGATCGACCTGATCCAGATGCGCGCGGCGGACATCATCAACATCAAGCTGATGAAGACCGGCGGCATCTCCAACGCCATTCGCATCGCCGACATCGCCGGCATGTACGGGGTAGAGTGCATGATCGGCTGCATGCTGGAAACCAGCATCAGCGTGGCGGCGGCCGTGCATGTGGCAGTGGCCAAGTCGGCGGTGATCACCAAGGTGGATCTGGACGGCCCGTCGCTGTGCCAGTATGACCCGGTCAACGGCGGCGTGGTCTTCAACGAGTCGGAGATCTCCGTCACCGACGCGCCGGGCCTGGGTATCCGGGAAATCCGTGGCCTCGAAAAGCTGGCGGGCTGACATGTCACCCCTGGTGAAAATCCGCTCCGAACGCGACCAGATGTCGGCGGTCGAGCGGCGCGTCGCCGATTTCATCCTCGAGAACGCCCAACTGCTGCGTGATTATTCCTCGCAGCAGCTGGCGGACGCGCTGGGCATCAGCCAGTCCAGTGTGGTGAAGTTCACGCAGAAGCTGGGGTTCAAGGGTTACCCGGACCTCAAGTATTCCGTCGGCGAGGCCATCGCGCGAGCCGACCAAGGCGAAACCGAACAGGTCGTGCCGCACGCGCGGGCGGCCGTGGGCGAACCGGCCGGCAACCTCTGGCGATGCAAGTCCGGGGCGGAAGAAGAGACGCGGCTGATCAACTCGCCGGACACCTTGCGGGCCGTGGCGGAAGCCATCGCCAAGGCGGGCGCCACCGGCAAGGTCTTCATGATCGGCCTGGGCGACGACGACATCTATGCGCGCAGTTTCGCGCTGCGCCTGTCGTTGCTTGGCATGGCCGTCGTGCACCACTTCGATGCGGCGCGCATGGCGGCCAGCGTGTCTGCCGCCGGTGCCGGCGACGTGCTGCTGGTGTTCTCCGAGCACGGCAATCATCCGGCGCTGTGCAAGATCGGCCGCTTCTTCCGCGAGCGCCGCGGCCGGCTGATCTCGGTGACGCGGCATACCTCCAACCCCTTGCGTGCGCTCGCGGACATCGCCCTGCTGGTGTCCGCGCACGACGACCGGCCGTACATCCAGCCGGTGCTCTACCAATCGGCGTTGCAGCACCTGCTCGATAACGTGTTCGTGCAACTGTGCGAAAGCGACGAGCAACGACACGGCCAGCTGCTCAGGAATCTCGAACGCGTCCGGCAGATGCTGGAACCTTAGGGCAACTCCGAATGACTTTTGTCCCGGCCACCCATCCACGGCATCGCATGACTACTCCATACCGTCGTTTCGCGCTCCGTCGTCTTCTCGCTCTCGCGCTTGCCGCGACCTTCGTGGCGCCCGCGCTTGCCGCCCATGACGACGGCAACTGGCGATCGTCCCGCCAGATGGTGCTGGTGATCACGCCCGACTGGAATACCGATCACGGCGTGCTGCGCGCCTTCGAGCGCACCGGTGACAGCTGGACGCCGGTGGTGGATGCGCAGGCGGTCACGGTGGGGCGCGCCGGTTCGGCCTGGGGCATGGGCCTTAATGCGCCACAGGCAGATGGCCCGCAGAAGCACGAGGGCGATGGTCGCGCCGCGGCGGGCGTCTATCGCGTCGGCGAAGTTTTTGGCTATGCGGCCAGTGCCGATACGCACATGCCCTATGCGGCCATGACGGACACCGACTGGTGCGTCGACGTGGATGGCTCGCCGTACTACAACCAGATCGTCGATGCGAAGAAGGTGGGCGAGAAGGCGGTGGATGGCGCGAGCGAACCCATGCGGCGCGACCTGCACCTGCATGGCGACCAGCGCTACAAGATCGGCTTCGTCATCGAACACAACGCCAAGGGCAAGCCGGGTGGCGGCAGCTGCATCTTCGCGCATCTGTGGGCATCGCCAACCGATGCCACGGCCGGCTGCACCGCGATGCCCGAGCCCGTGATGCGCCAACTGCTGGCCTGGATGAAGCCGGACGAGCAGCCCGTCTTCGTGCTGCTGCCGCGAAGCGAGTATGTGCGGCTGCAGTCGTCGTGGCACCTGCCTGCGCTGGGCCGGCAGCCGTGAGGCCTGCTTCGCGGGTAGGGGGAGGCCCCGGGCTGGGCGATATTGCCGCCGGCCTTACCGCCACCCGATGGGTGGCCTATCCATCCGTCCGGGAGGGCAAAACCGCATGAGCAAGCTGCACGACGCCGACGTCATGGTGATCGGGGCGGGTATGGCTGGTGCCTCTGTGGCCCATTTCCTGGCGCCGCATGCGCGCGTGCTGCTGCTCGAGCGCGAGGAGCATGCGGGCATGCATTCGACCGGTCGTTCGGCAGCGATGTTTTCCGAGACGTATGGCTCGGCGCAGGTGCGCGCGCTGACGCGGGCGGCGCGGCGCTTCTTCGACCGTCCACCCGCAGGGTTTGCCGGTCACGCCCTTCTTTCGCCCCGTGGCTCGGTGAGCATCGGTACGGACGAGCAGATCGACCGGGTGTACGCCTTGCACGCGGAGATGGCCGCGCGGACTCAGGGTCTTCGAGTCGTGGATGCGGCGTGGTTGCGCGAAACCGTGCCGGTACTGCGCCCGGAGGCTGCGCAGATCGGGCTGGTCGAGCCCGGCGCGGCGGATATCGACGTGAACGAATTGCACCAGGGTTTTCTGCGCGGCGCGCGGGCAAGCGGCGCGCAGTTGCGCTTCAGTGTAGACATCCGTTCGATCGAGCGCGGGCCGGGGCATTGGTTCATCGATGCGGGCAGTGAGCACTTCCGCGCGCCCCTGCTGGTCAATGCCGCCGGTGCCTGGGTGGACCAGGTCGCCGCGCTCGCCGGTGTCGCGCCTATCGGCATCCAGCCGAAGCGTCGTTCTGCGTTCCTGTTCGAGCCGCCATCGAGTGTGGACACCTCGCGCTGGCCGTTCGTCACCGATGTCGAAGAAACGTTCTACTTCAAGCCGGATGCGGGCCTGCTGCTGGGTTGCCCCGCGAATGCGGACCCAGTGGTCCCGCACGACGTGCAGCCGGAGGAGCTCGATATCGCCATCGGCATTCATCGCATCGAAGAGGCCACCACGATGACCATTCGCCGCCCTACGCGAGCATGGGCGGGTTTGCGTTCGTTTGTGGCGGATGGCGATCTGGTGGGCGGGTTCGCGCCCGATGCGAGGGATTTTTTCTGGGTGGCCGCGCAAGGCGGTTATGGCATCCAGACCTCTGCCTCCATGGGCGAGGCCTGCGCTCATCTGGTGCTGGGCCGTCCTTTGCCCGGCCATCTGCAGGACGCCGGTGTGACGGCCGCGATGCTCGATCCGCGGCGACTGAAGCGCTGAGCGACGCCCCGCAGATACGCGCGCTCGTCGTCGGCGAAGGCCAGTCGGTGGCGGTCGACCCACATGCCGACCTGCGCGGCATTCAGCCGGGTGAGGACGCTTCCGTCCTGCACGGCGCATGGGGATATCTCTGGATTCGCTGGTCCTGGGCGCTGGGCCGGTGGCCTGGGGCCGTACCATGAGCCAGGACGGTTGCTGGCGTTACTTTTTCGCACGTATCCGTGAGCTTTTTTGCTTCTTTGCGTGCTTGGAACTTTCTTGTCGGCATGCTGCATCGCGGCGACGGTGGCCGCTACAATCGGCTTCTCCGGCAGCCCGGCCGGATGCCACCTATCCCCGGCAAGAGATTCACAGGTAAGGCCGCTTATGCTCCTGATGATCGACAACTACGACAGCTTCACCTTCAACCTCGTGCAGTACCTGGGCGAGTTGGGGCAGGCGGTGAAAGTGGTGCGCAACGACGCAGTGGATGTGGCGGGCATCCGGGCGCTGAAACCTTCCCACATCATGATTTCGCCGGGCCCGGGCACACCGGACGATGCCGGCGTGTCACTGGACGTGCTGCGCGAGCTGGCGGGTGAGATCCCGGTGTTCGGCGTGTGCCTGGGCCATCAGGCCATCGGCCAGGTGTTCGGCGGCAAGGTGATCCGCGCCAAGCAGATCATGCACGGCAAGACCTCGCCGGTGCGCCACCGGGGGCAGGGCGTGTTCGCCGGCTTGCCTGATCCGTTCGAGGCCACGCGCTACCACTCGCTGGTGGTGGAGCAGGATTCGCTGCCCGATTGCCTCGAGGTCACCGCGTGGACGGAGAACGCCGATGGCAGCATCGACGAGATCATGGGCCTGCGCCACAAGACGCTGAAGGTCGAAGGGGTGCAGTTTCACCCGGAGTCGATCCTTACGCAGTACGGCCACGACCTGTTGCGCAACTTCCTGGGCCTGCCGCTGAAGCTCGCGGCATGAACAGCGCCGGGACCGTGGGGCGCCGCGTCTCCATCACGCCGCAGGAAGCGCTCGAGCGCACCATCGAGCATCGCGAGATCTTCCATGACGAGATGATCGAGCTGATGCGGCAGATCATGCGCGGCGAAGTGAGCCCGCTGATGACGGCGGCGATCATTACCGGCCTGCGCGTGAAGAAGGAAACCGTGGGCGAGATCACCGGCGCGGCACGCGTGATGCGTGAGCTGTCCGCCAAGGTGGCGCTGCCACCGCACGAGCACTTCGTCGACATCGTGGGCACCGGCGGCGATGGCGCGTCGAGCTTCAACATCTCCACCGCCTCCATGTTCGTGGCCGCCGCGGCCGGCGCGCGCATCGCCAAGCATGGCGGTCGCAGCGTGTCGTCCAAGTCGGGCAGCGCGGACGTGCTGGAGGCGCTCGGCGCCGTGATCGACCTGCCGCCGGCCCAGGTGGCGCAGTGCATGGAAGAGGTCGGCATCGGCTTCATGTTCGCGCCCAACCACCATCCCGCGATGAAGGTGGTGGCGCCGGTGCGCAAGGAAATGGGCGTGCGCACGCTGTTCAATATCCTCGGGCCGCTGACCAACCCGGCCGGCGCGCCGAACATCCTGATGGGCGTGTTCCACCCGGACCTGGTCGGCATCCAGGTGCGCGTACTGCAACAGCTGGGCGCGAAGCACGCGCTGGTGGTGTGGGGGCGCGACGGCATGGACGAGATCTCGCTGGGCGCGGCCACGCTGGTCGGCGAACTGCGTGACGGCGAAGTGCGCGAGTACGAGGTGGAGCCGGAGGACTTCGGCCTGGCCATGGCATCCAGCCGGAACCTGCGCGTGGAAAACGCCGAAGAGTCGCGGGCCATGCTGCTGGAGGCGCTGGAAGGGCGCCGCGGCGTGCCGCACGACATCGTCTGCCTCAACGCTGGCGCGGCGCTGTACGCCGCCAACGTGGTGGACTCCATCGGTGCCGGCATCGAACTGGCGCGCGCCACCATTGCCAGCGGCGCAGCACGTGCAAAAATGGACGCCTTCGTAGCCACCACGCGACGACTCGCGGGCGTGGCCTGACGCTCACATCGTCTTCATCCCCAGTCCCCGCAAGCTTTGCCCATGACCGACATCCTGCAACGCATTCTCAGCCGCAAGTCCGAAGAAGTCGCCGAGCGCAGCGCCAGGCTGCCGCTGGCGGAACTCTCCGCGCGCGTGGCGGACCTGCCGGAAACCCGCGGATTTTCCGCCGCCATCGAGGCCAAGATCGATGCCGGCCTGCCCGCCGTGATCGCCGAGGTGAAGCGCGCCAGCCCAAGCAAGGGCGTGATCCGCCCGGATTTCGATCCGGCCGCGATCGCGCGCAGCTATGAGAAAGGCGGGGCAGCCTGCCTTTCGGTGCTCACGGACAAGGATTTCTTCCACGGCAGCGAGGATTTCCTGCAACAGGCGCGCGATGCGTGTTCGTTGCCGGTGTTGCGCAAGGATTTCGTCATCGACCCGTACCAGGTGTACGAGGCGCGCGCGATCGGGGCGGACTGCATCCTGCTCATCGTGGCCGCGCTGGGCGATGCCGCGCTGCTGGAGCTGTCGTTGCTGGCGGCCGAGCTCGACCTCGATGTGCTGTGCGAAGTCCATGACGCGGAGGAGATGGAGCGCGCGCTGGCGCTGCCCGTGCCCCTGATTGGCGTCAACAACCGCAACCTGCGTACGTTCCACACCTCGCTGGACACCTCGCTGGAGCTGCAGCAGCTGATCGAGTACGACCGCATCCTGGTCAGCGAATCGGGCATCCACACGCCTGACGACGTGGCCACGCTGCGGGACGCCGGCATCAATGCCTTCCTGGTCGGCGAGGCGTTCATGCGCGCCGACGACCCTGGCGCGGAGCTGAAGCGCCTGTTTGCCACGACGTAAAAGCACCGCAGAAGCCGTAGACGCATGACCACAGGGGAAACCAGTCTGGAGCCGGTAGCGGCAGAAGCGGCCGTGGCTGCGCCGCGCACGGTGCTGTTCGATTTCGATGGCGTGCTGATCCACGGCGACGCCTTCTACCTGTTCATGCGCGATCGCTACCGCCGGTCATGGCTGCGCAAGCTGGGCGCGCTGTGTGCGGTGCCGTGGATGCTTCTGGTGGCGCCGTTCTCCCGCAAGCTGGCGGAACGGGCCTTGGTACACGTGGGCCTGATGGGCCTCAATGAGCACCGGTACCGGGCCGCGGCCGAAACCTTCGGCGCGGGCCTGGTGCGCCGGCCCAGGCAGTTCTGCCGGGACGGCCTCAACGCCTTGCGCCGGCACCAGGCGTCGGGCGACCGCGTCATCGTGGTGACGGGCTGCGAGCACGTGCTGGTCAGCCACATCCTGGCCCAGCTGGGCCTGGGTGGCATCGACGTGCTGGCCTCGCAGTTGCGCCCCGGCCCGCTGGGGATGCGTGTGAAACTGCACAACGTGGGCCGTCGCAAACCCGCGCAGCTGGCGGCTTTTGGCGTTAGCGAGTGGCATGTGGCCTATAGCGACTCACTGGCCGATGCCCCCATGCTCAAGCCTGCGGCCGAGGCTGTGCTGGTCAACGGCACGCCCAAGCTTTGCAAGAAGCTGGAAAAGGCCCTGGGCCGCACTATTACCCGCGTCGACTGGTTCTAACCGGGTTTTTCCCCACGAGAGTGCACCCTGTGCGCGACCACGGGGCGGGAGGGGTATGTCCTTGCCGGAGGGCGGCGCCAGGGAAGATGGCGCTGCCGGGGTCCAGGCTTGTCCGGATTCGGCGGTCAAATTACGTTAGCACTTACATGATTGGTTCGAGGGTAGTCGGATGTACCTCCCTTCGCTCGCCCAGCTGGCGCTCGGCAGCCGGCTGAAGTCGCTCAGCGACCATTTCTATGCTGCGGTGGACGAGGTCTATCGCACCTGCGGCGCGGGCGTGGAATCGCGCTGGTTCCCGGTGCTGCGCTTCCTCTGGGAGAACGGCGAAACCACCGTCAGCGACGTGGCGCAGGCCATCGGGCAGACCCATTCGGCCGTCAGCCAGCTGGCGGACAAGCTGGTGGACGCGGGCCTGGTTTGTCGCAACAAGGACATCCTGGATGGTCGCCGCAGCCTGCTGGCGCTGACTGACCAGGGGCGATCCAGCCTCGCCGCGCTGGGGCCGATCTGGGTGGCGGTACGCCGGGGCATCGTGAAATCGCTGGGCGAACAGGGCCTGGAGACGCTGCTGGACGCCTTGGCGGCCACGGAAGCCGCGCTGCAGGAGCGCCCGGTGGTCGACGCCATGCTCGCCGAGCATGCGGTGCTGGCGTCGGCGTCGCTGGAAGTCGTGCCCTATGCGCCGGCGCTGAAGGAGCATTTCTACCGGCTCAATGCGCAATGGCTGGAGCGGCACTTCCGCATCGAGGACATCGACCGGGAGATGCTGGGCGACCCGGAACGCTACGTCCTCACACCGGGCGGCGCCATCTTCTTCGCCCGCCTGGACGGCGAGGTCATCGGCACCTGTGCGTTGCTGCACGAATCGCCGGGCGTCTACGAGCTTTCCAAGATGGGGGTGGACGAGACGTTCCGTGGCATGGGCGCCGGGCGCCGCCTGCTGGCGGCGGCGATTGCCGAGTTCCATCGCCGCGGAGGCAAGGAGCTGTTCCTGGAATCCAACAGCCGCCTGAAGACGGCGCTGCGCATGTACGAGCAGGCGGGCTTCGTCATGCAGCCCGCCGTGCGCCCCGGCTCGCATTACGAGCGGGCGGATGTCTACATGGTGTACCAGCCCGTGCAGCAGGGCGCCGGGGGCTGAGCGGCGCCCGCCCATGAAAAAGCCCGGCCGGAGCCGGGCTTTTTTTTGCCGTTGGCGGGTGGCTCAGCGCGTGCCGCGCACCACGATGGTCTTGCCCGCCACGTCGATCATGCCCTGCTCCTCGAGCTGCTTGAGCACGCGGCCCACCATTTCGCGCGAGCAGCCCACGATGCGGCTCACTTCCTGGCGGGAGATGCGGATCTGGGTGCCGTCCGGATGGGTCATCGCATCCGGCTCCTGGCACAGGTCCAGCAGGGTCTTGGAGATGCGGTTGGTGACGTCCATGAAGGCCATGCGGCTGACCTGGCGCGAGGTGCGCAGCAGGCGGTGGGTCAGCTGGGAGCCGATGGCGAACAGGATCTTCGGGCATTCCTCGCGCAGCGGGCCTTCCATCAGCTGGAACAGGCGTTCGTAGCTGATCTCGGCCATTTCGCAGGCGGTGCGGGTGCGCACCATGGATTCGCGCTGGGCCTGCTCGACGAACAGGCCCATCTCGCCGATGAACTGGCCACGGCTCAGGTAAGCCAGGATCAGCTCGCGCCCCTGTTCATCTTCGGTGCAAACGGCCAGCGAGCCGTCCACGATGTAATAAAGCGTATTGGCGGGATCGCCCGGACGGATGATCGCGGTCTTGCCCGGGTAGCGCCGGCGATGGCAAAGCGCAAGAAAACGCTCCATCGAGGCCGGGTCCGGCGCAAAGTTGGCTGGCGCCTGAGAACGTTCAAAGGCTTGTTGTAGCTGATATTTGAGTTGCGCCACGTTAGATCCCATAGATTCAAACGGGGGGCGCAAGCGTCCCCCGATAGTCCGATCCATTCCCCCCTCCGGGCATTATGGCAAAGTAACCTAATCAGCCGAAGGTTCAGTTTTCCCTTTTTTTGCCGCATACTTCACGGTCTTTCGGACGCGATCCCTTTGTCGCGCTCCGGTCACAAGGGTCGTGGAAGCTTCCCGCTTTCACGTTCAATTATCTAGCGGGGACCCTTGTAGCTAACCCGCCCTCTGCTAATGGCCCCTTCCCGGCCTGGAGAGTCGCTGTGGTGAAACCGCTTCCGCGCCTGCGTCTGCAGGGCTTCAACAATTTGACCAAGGCACTGAGCTTCAACATCTACGACATCTGCTATGCGGTGTCCGAAGAGCAGCGCCAGCGCTATATCGAATACATCGATGAGCAGTACGACGCCGACCGTCTCACCCAGATCCTGACGGATGTGGCCGAGATCATTGGCGCCAACATCCTGAACATTGCACGCCAGGACTACGATCCGCAAGGCGCCTCCGTCACGATCCTCATCTCTGAGGAGCCCGTGGTGGAGAAGCTGGGCCGCGACACCATCTCCGACGCCGTGGTCGCGCACCTGGACAAGAGCCACATCACCGTCCATACCTACCCGGAAACGCATCCGCACAACGGCATCGCGACCTTCCGCGCGGACATCGACGTGGCCACCTGTGGCGTCATCTCGCCGCTGAAGGCCCTGAACTACCTGATCGACAGCTTCGAGTCGGATATCGTTATCGCCGACTACCGCGTGCGCGGCTTCACGCGCGACGTGAAGGGCAAGAAGCACTTCATCGACCACAAGATCAACTCGGTGCAGGACTATCTGGCCAAGCACATCCGCCAGAAGTACGAGATGTTCGACGTGAACGTGTATCAGGAAAACATGTTCCACACGAAGATGCACATCAAGGACTTCGACCTTGATACCTACCTCTTCGAGGCGCATGCCGACGACCTTTCGTTCAAGGAGCGCCAGCGCATCGAGTCGCTGCTGCGTCGCGAGATCGAGGAGTTGTTCCACGGCCGCAACCTGATGTGACGAAAAACCCGCCGAAAGGCGGGTTTTTCTTTTCTCCCTTCCCGCGCTTGCGCGGCAAGATTGGAGTCATGGGGCGGCGAGTTGGCGTTTGCGATGGCGCGTGTATCCCTCACCGTCATTCCCGCGAAAGCGGGAATCCAGTGTCTTTCGCCGCACCCTAAAAGGCGCTGGATGACCAGCCCTTCGGCTGTTGAAAGACACCTCCCGCTTTCGCGGGAATGACGGTGAGGGGCACATAGGGCTTGGGAACCTTGGGGGCGATGCGGAGCCTCAAACCCTGTACGCCACGGCCTTCATCACCATCGACGTCAAATGCATCACCCCCGGGATCGGAAACGGCAGATCGATGCCCCCACGCTCCCGCGCGTTATGCGCATGCCGGATCTCCTCCGCCTGCATCTGTGTCAGCACAGCACGCGAGCGCTCATCCTGCGGGGGAAGTTTGTCGAGGTGCTCTTCCAGGTGCGCTTCCACCTGGCGCTCCGTTTCCACCACGAAACCCAGGCTCACCGGATCGCCGGCGAGGGCCGCGAGCGCCCCGATGGCATAGCT
This genomic interval from Dyella japonica A8 contains the following:
- the trpD gene encoding anthranilate phosphoribosyltransferase, which encodes MNSAGTVGRRVSITPQEALERTIEHREIFHDEMIELMRQIMRGEVSPLMTAAIITGLRVKKETVGEITGAARVMRELSAKVALPPHEHFVDIVGTGGDGASSFNISTASMFVAAAAGARIAKHGGRSVSSKSGSADVLEALGAVIDLPPAQVAQCMEEVGIGFMFAPNHHPAMKVVAPVRKEMGVRTLFNILGPLTNPAGAPNILMGVFHPDLVGIQVRVLQQLGAKHALVVWGRDGMDEISLGAATLVGELRDGEVREYEVEPEDFGLAMASSRNLRVENAEESRAMLLEALEGRRGVPHDIVCLNAGAALYAANVVDSIGAGIELARATIASGAARAKMDAFVATTRRLAGVA
- the trpC gene encoding indole-3-glycerol phosphate synthase TrpC; amino-acid sequence: MTDILQRILSRKSEEVAERSARLPLAELSARVADLPETRGFSAAIEAKIDAGLPAVIAEVKRASPSKGVIRPDFDPAAIARSYEKGGAACLSVLTDKDFFHGSEDFLQQARDACSLPVLRKDFVIDPYQVYEARAIGADCILLIVAALGDAALLELSLLAAELDLDVLCEVHDAEEMERALALPVPLIGVNNRNLRTFHTSLDTSLELQQLIEYDRILVSESGIHTPDDVATLRDAGINAFLVGEAFMRADDPGAELKRLFATT
- a CDS encoding HAD family hydrolase, coding for MTTGETSLEPVAAEAAVAAPRTVLFDFDGVLIHGDAFYLFMRDRYRRSWLRKLGALCAVPWMLLVAPFSRKLAERALVHVGLMGLNEHRYRAAAETFGAGLVRRPRQFCRDGLNALRRHQASGDRVIVVTGCEHVLVSHILAQLGLGGIDVLASQLRPGPLGMRVKLHNVGRRKPAQLAAFGVSEWHVAYSDSLADAPMLKPAAEAVLVNGTPKLCKKLEKALGRTITRVDWF
- a CDS encoding bifunctional helix-turn-helix transcriptional regulator/GNAT family N-acetyltransferase, giving the protein MYLPSLAQLALGSRLKSLSDHFYAAVDEVYRTCGAGVESRWFPVLRFLWENGETTVSDVAQAIGQTHSAVSQLADKLVDAGLVCRNKDILDGRRSLLALTDQGRSSLAALGPIWVAVRRGIVKSLGEQGLETLLDALAATEAALQERPVVDAMLAEHAVLASASLEVVPYAPALKEHFYRLNAQWLERHFRIEDIDREMLGDPERYVLTPGGAIFFARLDGEVIGTCALLHESPGVYELSKMGVDETFRGMGAGRRLLAAAIAEFHRRGGKELFLESNSRLKTALRMYEQAGFVMQPAVRPGSHYERADVYMVYQPVQQGAGG
- the crp gene encoding cAMP-activated global transcriptional regulator CRP, translating into MGSNVAQLKYQLQQAFERSQAPANFAPDPASMERFLALCHRRRYPGKTAIIRPGDPANTLYYIVDGSLAVCTEDEQGRELILAYLSRGQFIGEMGLFVEQAQRESMVRTRTACEMAEISYERLFQLMEGPLREECPKILFAIGSQLTHRLLRTSRQVSRMAFMDVTNRISKTLLDLCQEPDAMTHPDGTQIRISRQEVSRIVGCSREMVGRVLKQLEEQGMIDVAGKTIVVRGTR
- the speD gene encoding adenosylmethionine decarboxylase, yielding MVKPLPRLRLQGFNNLTKALSFNIYDICYAVSEEQRQRYIEYIDEQYDADRLTQILTDVAEIIGANILNIARQDYDPQGASVTILISEEPVVEKLGRDTISDAVVAHLDKSHITVHTYPETHPHNGIATFRADIDVATCGVISPLKALNYLIDSFESDIVIADYRVRGFTRDVKGKKHFIDHKINSVQDYLAKHIRQKYEMFDVNVYQENMFHTKMHIKDFDLDTYLFEAHADDLSFKERQRIESLLRREIEELFHGRNLM